The following are from one region of the Geotrypetes seraphini chromosome 12, aGeoSer1.1, whole genome shotgun sequence genome:
- the TMEM275 gene encoding transmembrane protein 275, with amino-acid sequence MMFTDKSSSSLPQKSGHKKTRPQGLPSPALCCACGLCIMLAGINITLVGAFAFGTFLPMNNPPIIIGPILLVVAFTFFGACCICSRRPPAHGARKSKPGSNIGFIKPGNTAFEIETSEHTVQDTTAVQLSPTNSPMSSRKSTPVHENSKTCKLFTMDANGPAAKYTPGGESIQLNLPRDPIT; translated from the coding sequence ATGATGTTCACGGATAAAAGTAGCTCCTCACTGCCACAGAAAAGCGGACATAAGAAGACACGGCCCCAGGGCCTCCCCTCGCCCGCACTGTGCTGTGCTTGTGGACTTTGTATCATGTTGGCAGGAATCAACATCACCCTGGTGGGGGCGTTTGCTTTTGGGACCTTCCTACCCATGAATAACCCCCCCATCATCATTGGACCCATCTTGCTGGTGGTGGCCTTCACGTTTTTTGGAGCTTGTTGTATCTGCAGTCGGAGACCCCCTGCGCACGGTGCAAGGAAGTCGAAACCTGGCTCCAACATCGGGTTCATCAAACCTGGCAACACGGCCTTTGAAATCGAGACCAGCGAGCATACGGTGCAGGATACCACTGCGGTTCAGCTCAGCCCCACTAACTCTCCAATGTCGTCACGGAAGTCCACCCCAGTGCACGAAAACTCTAAGACCTGCAAGCTCTTCACCATGGATGCGAATGGACCCGCAGCAAAATACACTCCTGGGGGAGAATCGATACAGCTAAATTTACCCAGAGATCCCATAACATAA